One segment of Bacteroides caecimuris DNA contains the following:
- a CDS encoding LiaF transmembrane domain-containing protein — protein sequence MEEKQKFPTATGFSGKILIASLFILSGILLFARNMGWVTSEVFDMIVSWHSFLIILGIYSMIRRHFIGGIIFLLIGVYFLIGGLSWLPENSQAMVWPIALITAGVLFFLKSGKNRRGHWAHHHAMQHRQKWMKMHQGQSGMNFESEQQQAESVDGFLRAENVWGAARHVVLDELFKGAVIRTSFGGTTIDLRHTHIAPGETYIDLDCSWGGVEIYVPSDWKVVFKCNAFFGGCDDKRWQNGNINKESVLVIRGTLSFGGLEVKG from the coding sequence ATGGAAGAGAAACAAAAATTTCCCACTGCTACAGGCTTTTCCGGTAAAATACTGATAGCTTCGCTTTTTATCCTTTCCGGGATTCTGCTGTTTGCCCGTAATATGGGATGGGTTACATCTGAAGTCTTCGATATGATCGTATCCTGGCATTCATTCCTTATTATATTAGGTATATATTCTATGATTCGCCGCCATTTCATCGGTGGAATCATCTTTTTGCTGATAGGTGTGTATTTTTTGATTGGAGGGCTTTCATGGTTGCCAGAAAATTCGCAGGCAATGGTATGGCCTATCGCTCTGATCACAGCAGGTGTCTTATTTTTTTTAAAATCCGGCAAGAATAGGCGGGGGCATTGGGCGCATCATCATGCCATGCAACATCGTCAGAAATGGATGAAGATGCATCAGGGACAATCCGGCATGAATTTTGAAAGTGAGCAACAGCAGGCAGAGTCAGTAGATGGTTTTCTACGTGCTGAGAATGTTTGGGGAGCTGCCCGTCACGTGGTACTTGACGAATTGTTTAAAGGAGCTGTCATTCGCACATCCTTTGGAGGAACAACGATTGATTTGCGGCATACTCATATTGCACCCGGAGAAACATACATAGATTTGGATTGCAGTTGGGGAGGAGTTGAGATATATGTCCCTTCTGACTGGAAAGTCGTGTTTAAATGCAATGCTTTCTTTGGAGGATGTGATGATAAACGTTGGCAGAATGGAAATATAAATAAGGAGAGTGTGTTAGTAATTCGGGGAACACTTTCTTTCGGAGGCTTGGAGGTTAAAGGCTAG